The following proteins are co-located in the Saccharomycodes ludwigii strain NBRC 1722 chromosome V, whole genome shotgun sequence genome:
- the PDR17 gene encoding phosphatidylinositol transporter (similar to Saccharomyces cerevisiae YNL264C | PDR17 | Pleiotropic Drug Resistance): MGFFSRSEPAEKKAPVNKANWIKVDKMITQPPKELAAAPPTYTKEQEAVYEKVITHFNKEGYKLPEKVQDYTSKAYKTDESSVTMTPLSTWEKFFLTRECLYRFLRASRFDYETCIQKLEETIVWRREFGLTYDPDRSATDLDPNSFEKENRTGKQVILGYDKDNRPLVYMKDGKQNTDPSIHQVHHLVYMLECTMVMTPIGMEKVGVMVDFKHYPEIPGVLKKKKMTPISTARDCLHIAQTYYPERLGKAVFINIPWLGWTFLKLLHPFIDPDTKSKLVYDEPFEKYIDDTQLDKDYGGDLDFTYDHSVYWPDMLEKIGNRRKRQYDRFMELGGKIGTSEYELKKVNKLE, translated from the coding sequence atGGGATTTTTTAGTAGATCTGAGCCAgctgaaaaaaaagctcCGGTAAATAAAGCAAATTGGATAAAAGTTGATAAAATGATCACTCAACCTCCAAAAGAATTAGCTGCTGCACCACCAACTTATACTAAAGAACAAGAAGCCGTTTATGAAAAAGTAATAACTCACTTTAATAAAGAAGGGTATAAATTGCCAGAAAAAGTACAAGATTATACTTCTAAAGCTTATAAAACAGATGAATCTTCTGTCACTATGACCCCACTTTCCACTTgggaaaagttttttttaactagAGAATGTTTATACAGATTTTTAAGAGCTTCTAGATTTGATTATGAAACCTGTATTCAAAAACTGGAAGAAACAATAGTTTGGAGAAGAGAATTTGGGTTAACTTATGATCCAGATCGTAGTGCAACCGATTTGGACCCAAATTCGtttgaaaaggaaaatagaACTGGTAAGCAAGTTATTCTAGGGTATGATAAAGATAATCGTCCATTAGTTTATATGAAGGATGGTAAACAAAACACAGACCCATCTATTCATCAAGTTCATCATTTAGTCTATATGTTAGAGTGTACTATGGTTATGACACCCATTGGTATGGAAAAAGTGGGTGTTATGGTTGATTTTAAACATTATCCTGAAATACCAGgggttttgaaaaagaagaaaatgacGCCAATTTCTACTGCAAGAGATTGTTTGCATATTGCCCAAACTTATTATCCGGAAAGATTAGGTAAGGCtgttttcattaatattcCTTGGTTGGGATGGacttttttgaaattactGCATCCATTTATTGACCCTGATACTAAAAGTAAATTAGTTTATGACGAGccatttgaaaaatatattgatgATACTCAATTAGATAAGGACTATGGTGGGGATCTGGATTTCACTTACGATCATTCAGTTTATTGGCCAGATATGTTAGAGAAAATTGGTAATAGAAGAAAGAGACAATATGACAGGTTTATGGAATTGGGTGGTAAAATAGGTACGAGTGAATATGAATTAAAGAAAGTTAACAAGTTGGAATGA
- a CDS encoding uncharacterized protein (similar to Saccharomyces cerevisiae YGL128C | CWC23 | Complexed With Cef1p), which yields MNDSNHKQHNNINSYEDYGIYLRKLKHFNLPYGDWHWNNNNNSDRKSTEISIDNNDSISENKFPKLTTLYIEFVNNEACKDFIKRYYKDIDRVEDISETEVYIQFKDVETSVKYYHYNDNKIYGKESIKLVRPKLMLQAFRF from the coding sequence ATGAATGATAGTAATCATAAAcaacataataatattaattcatATGAAGACTATGGTATATATTTAAGAAAGTTGAAACATTTTAATTTGCCATATGGGGATTGGCAttggaataataataataatagtgatcGAAAGAGTACAGAGATATCGatagataataatgattcAATTAGTGAGAACAAATTCCCCAAACTAACAACTTTATACATAGAATTTGTTAACAATGAAGCGTGTaaagattttattaaaaggtattataaagatattgatAGAGTTGAAGATATTTCCGAAACGGAAGTTTATATACAATTTAAAGATGTTGAAACAAGCGtcaaatattatcattacaATGATAACAAGATTTATGGGAAAGAAAGTATTAAATTGGTTAGACCAAAGTTAATGCTCCAAGCTTTTaggttttaa
- the YIF1 gene encoding protein transporter YIF1 (similar to Saccharomyces cerevisiae YNL263C | YIF1 | YIP1-Interacting Factor) — MSANPYAYSNENQLKGRGSPPFIGEINQNSNIPPQEKQYQNYYQPNNNEHLAFQHEQQQKGQSNFVPSNNNNFGFDTNGFPQFLEDSKTQVASHFAQKAFGNFFQGNGMPSDNVSNNMAFNSSFYNLSYYFQVSNSYVLHKLKIIILPFINSTWYRIQDNIHNASINAPINSSRSESLSYLPPKLDVNCPDLYIPTMGLITYILCWNLDQGLKGSFDPQNLYYKLSSTLAFVLLDLLILKLGLYLLIPSGINGTKSNNANYPNNISANGINNGGLNIVELVCFVGYKFVPLTLVLLLRGQFFTISGIIFMFLRIYLFLAFGVFLLRSVKFNLLPPIVDSQSAVNIDRKSVIKKCNYFLFFYGFIWQVLLMWLMG; from the coding sequence aTGTCGGCCAACCCATATGCTTACTCTAACgaaaatcaattaaaagGAAGAGGTTCTCCCCCTTTTATAGGAGAAATTAATCAAAACAGCAACATCCCACCTcaagaaaaacaatatcaaaattattatcaacCTAACAATAACGAGCACCTTGCATTTCAACATGAGCAGCAACAAAAAGGACAATCCAATTTTGTTCCaagcaataacaacaattttgGTTTTGATACTAATGGATTCCCACAATTTTTGGAAGATTCTAAAACCCAAGTAGCTTCACATTTTGCACAGAAGGCAtttggtaatttttttcaaggtAATGGTATGCCAAGTGATAATGTCTCCAACAATATGGCATTTAACTCatcattttataatttatcatattattttcaagttTCTAACTCATATGTTTTACACAAActcaaaattattattttaccaTTTATTAACTCAACATGGTACAGAATCCAAGACAATATACATAATGCCTCTATAAATGCACCAATCAATAGTTCACGTTCTGAATCTTTGAGTTATTTGCCACCTAAGTTGGACGTTAATTGTCCAGATTTATATATTCCAACTATGGGTTTAATAACATATATTTTATGCTGGAATTTAGATCAAGGTTTAAAAGGTTCGTTTGATCCACAAAACTTGTATTATAAGTTATCCAGTACTTTGGCATTTGTTCTACTGGATTTGTTGATATTAAAGTTgggtttatatttattgatCCCAAGTGGTATTAATGGTACTAAATCAAACAATGCAAATTATCCGAATAACATTTCTGCAAATGGGATTAACAATGGTGGGTTGAATATTGTTGAATTAGTTTGTTTTGTTGGATACAAATTTGTGCCATTAACTTTAGTGTTGCTATTAAGGGGTCAATTTTTCACTATAAGTGGGataatttttatgtttttaagAATATACTTGTTTTTAGCATTTGGAGTTTTTTTACTAAGATCGGTTAAGTTCAATTTGTTGCCACCCATTGTGGATTCTCAATCTGCTGTTAATATTGATCGTAAAagtgttattaaaaagtgcaattattttttgttcttttatGGATTTATATGGcaagtattattaatgtgGTTAATGGGATAA
- the POL2 gene encoding DNA polymerase epsilon catalytic subunit (similar to Saccharomyces cerevisiae YNL262W | POL2 | POLymerase) — protein sequence MSKNVYSRSNNSLNFSYSIAAQQNIQAAKIDEIDSKMGFDRFIPSEVDISEEKIGWLVNMHPTTIPNTNTTSSAFHTGVSAVDFYFLDEEGGYFKTTIKYPPYFLVMVQDEHKVTDVEEYLKKLLENSLKNSEIVYKDDLQQPNHLLGLKRSLIKLNFSNMNSLFEARKLLKPILKENEDKKNQSIRSKHNNNNYYKEDIKSLISDIREYDVPYHVRVSIDKNIRVGKWYKVTKDGLEECTERISFADPVVMAFDIETSKAPLKFPDSEIDQIMMISYMIDGEGYLITNREIISTDIEDFEYTPKPEYVGNFTIFNEPDEYNLLKKFFEHIKDVRPTVIATFNGDFFDWPYVDNRAKFHGISMFDEIGFGPDIEGEYKSSYCSHMDCFRWVKRDSYLPQGSQGLKAVTKAKLGYNPIELDPELMLPYAYEKPQQLSEYSVSDAVATYYLYMKYVHPFIFSLCTIIPLNPDEVLRKGTGTLCEMLLMVQAYDSGILLPNKHTDPIERFYDGHLLETETYVGGHVESLEAGVFRSDLPNDFVIDPTAIDELLEDLPNALKFSIEVECKANIDDVVNFEEIKLEISKKLMDFKTTCKRSEFPLIYHVDVASMYPNIMTSNRLQPDSMKSERDCASCDFNRPGKTCDRRLNWAWRGDFFPAKMDEYGMVKRALQNETFPNKNKKSPKKYLTFDELSYADQVAHIKKRLTDYCRNVYHKVKTTETVEREAIICQRENPFYVNTVRSFRDRRYDYKGRAKEWKKKLASIPSTEKHARDEAKKMVVLNDSLQLAHKVILNSFYGYVMRKGSRWYSMEMAGITCLTGATIIQMARALVERLGRPLELDTDGIWCILPKSFPENFQFKLKNGKKLFMSYPCSMLNYKVHAKFTNHQYQTLVDASKYKYETHSDNSIFFEVDGPYKAMILPTSKEEGKGIKKRYAVFNTDGSLAELKGFELKRRGELQLIKNFQKDIFKTFLEGSTLEECYQVVAKIADRWLDILVNKGAMLEDEDLIDLICENRSMSKTLKEYEGQKSTSITTAKRLGDFLGGDMVKDKGLQCKYIISKKPFNAPVTERAVPVAIFSADLNVKRTYLKKWLMDSSLNDFDPRAIIDWEYYKERLGSTIQKIITIPAALQNVENPVPRVVHPDWLKKRLAVKADKFKQVSLTKFFKKTNEYVPIRDIEDCFSSTNHLTTVATNPKVSRVITRNKRRREKKDKNEEDESLKLPKEIPNPDENYVEWLNYSKLKWKIQKQERERREQLFGAKSSIMGRTTLGNMMKKKAESYASATWEILQYKPTSTPGILNVLTLINNKVHTLKFKVPKTIYISFKNSFVPELETSNKCSINKINAMLPNENELDKSITSNVYKVVISERAYEEQSTDPSSIFNNGHVSGIYESHIPSAERTIMDLGCSVEFSSNVKGALGAGLEQGFQISDLRSADYDRYLNSFSMDICYILHMPTTIGYEFFTIWNSWSDVVHVYVLKPSAAAQEISATSVENLYKSQYAKKVKSLDQHRSIVDASPQLIYNFEYHTDLLKLYKKVSKKIEVFKDERGPKILLLLQSPFKSKLLKVLRVLNTLPIVELSITELKVQQLKWHTAISKRLVNHILSLGSWIHNLLLLSRYSGIPICNLKLDNMGYMIDILFSRKLKKENIVLWWNEKQPLPDYGGVEQDYDVSLLSEVKFDPINHPNIYDSVVLEVELNNLTINTILTSSLANEAEGNDLAELGDSIIKDGFNSNSLSILRQLLRQFWDDAIKGAHVADSLLQYFIMWVQNPDSKLFDNSLRYYVQTSANKTLLHVIKEFENLGAFCVYADKSKILLKTPKFTVENSYAYGQYLVKAIRADPIFTYLDLKINKYWDLLIWMDQFNYGGRAATTIQEKEKQDLWAFNEWKIKDFLPKIYKPEFEDWIVIILDSLIKSKETALQESVDGTQRITQLYFKRNMSEKNLENEKENVGTDGGEAGDDSNDFLEGFTNVFYLPMIKRFKKLYDTQQEYILNPAFSADYEFEKLPGTLSRRKSPLLELTIYLCHIMLLSKKRHLEVRKLRKELLKIFEMREFDSEADFVNPAISLVVNNFVCEYCAHEREIDFCRDFQEAILQCGRCGKAYSVNVLQEQLIQKLESQIQCYLLQDLECAKCHKIREDNMSEYCPCSGKWVETVSRSRLTLNLSVFKQIAKHFDFAILGSALEEMGI from the coding sequence atgtcaaaaaatgtttattcTCGATCCAATAACTCATTAAATTTCTCCTATTCAATAGCTGCTCAGCAAAATATACAAGCTGCCAAGATTGATGAAATCGATTCAAAGATGGGGTTTGATAGATTTATTCCGTCAGAAGTTGATATTagtgaagaaaaaataggTTGGCTAGTTAATATGCATCCAACAACTATTCCAAATACCAATACAACCTCTTCTGCTTTTCATACTGGAGTGTCTGCTGTagatttctattttttagATGAAGAAGGTGGATATTTTAAGACAACCATTAAATATCCCCCTTATTTCTTGGTTATGGTACAAGATGAACACAAGGTGACTGATGTCGAAgaatatttaaagaaaCTTTTGGAAAATTCTTTAAAGAATTCAGAAATCGTTTATAAAGATGACCTACAACAGCCAAATCATTTGCTGGGACTAAAAAGAAGCttgattaaattaaatttttccaatatgAATAGTTTATTTGAAGCTAGAAAATTGTTGAAACCTATATTAAAGGAAAATgaggataaaaaaaaccaatcCATCAGATCTAAacacaacaataacaattattataaagaaGACATTAAAAGCTTGATCTCCGACATTAGGGAATACGACGTTCCATATCATGTTCGTGTTTCcatagataaaaatattagggTCGGGAAATGGTATAAGGTCACTAAAGATGGTTTGGAAGAATGCACAGAAAGAATTTCGTTTGCAGATCCAGTAGTTATGGCCTTTGATATCGAAACAAGTAAAGCTCCTTTGAAATTCCCTGATTCCGAAATTGATCAAATTATGATGATTTCTTATATGATAGATGGTGAGGGTTATTTAATTACCAACAGAGAAATCATTTCCACCGATATTGAAGATTTCGAATATACCCCCAAGCCAGAGTATGTCGGTAATTTCACAATTTTCAATGAACCTGATGAATACAATCTActtaaaaagtttttcgAACACATAAAAGATGTAAGGCCCACAGTAATAGCAACCTTTAACGGTGACTTTTTTGACTGGCCATACGTTGACAATAGAGCCAAGTTTCATGGAATAAGTATGTTTGATGAAATTGGTTTTGGTCCAGATATTGAGGGGGAATATAAATCTTCATACTGTTCTCATATGGATTGTTTCCGTTGGGTCAAGCGTGATTCATATTTACCACAAGGCTCTCAAGGTTTAAAAGCTGTTACTAAGGCAAAGTTAGGCTATAATCCAATAGAATTGGACCCAGAATTGATGCTTCCATATGCATACGAAAAACCTCAGCAACTATCCGAGTATTCTGTTTCTGATGCCGTCGCCACCTATTATCTATATATGAAGTATGTTCACCCCTTCATTTTCTCCCTATGTACTATTATTCCGTTAAATCCAGATGAAGTTTTAAGAAAGGGTACTGGTACTTTATGCGAAATGCTTTTGATGGTCCAGGCTTATGATAGTGGAATTTTACTTCCAAATAAACATACTGACCCAATAGAAAGATTCTATGATGGTCATCTATTAGAAACGGAAACTTATGTTGGCGGACACGTCGAATCTTTAGAAGCCGGTGTTTTCCGTAGTGACCTGCCTAatgattttgttattgatCCAACCGCTATTGATGAACTACTCGAAGATTTACCAAATGCTCTGAAATTTAGTATTGAGGTGGAATGTAAAGCCAATATAGACGATGTAGTGAATTTTGAGGAAATAAAACTGGAAATATCCAAAAAACTAATGGATTTCAAAACCACTTGTAAGAGATCGGAATTCCCATTGATTTATCACGTCGATGTGGCATCAATGTACCCAAATATTATGACATCCAATAGGTTACAACCGGATAGTATGAAGTCCGAACGTGACTGTGCCAGCTGTGACTTCAATAGACCCGGTAAAACATGTGATAGAAGACTAAACTGGGCTTGGAGAGGAGATTTTTTCCCCGCTAAAATGGATGAATATGGTATGGTTAAAAGAGCTTTACAAAATGAGACTTTCCCCAataagaacaaaaaatcaCCTAAAAAATACTTGACATTTGACGAATTAAGTTACGCAGATCAGGTTGCtcacattaaaaaaagattgacTGATTATTGCCGCAACGTTTATCATAAAGTCAAAACCACTGAAACTGTTGAAAGGGAAGCCATTATTTGCCAGAGAGAAAATCCATTTTATGTCAACACAGTTAGATCATTCCGTGATAGGCGGTATGACTATAAGGGGAGAGCAAAGgaatggaaaaagaaattagcCAGTATCCCATCTACCGAGAAACATGCTCGTGATGAGGCGAAAAAAATGGTTGTTTTAAATGACTCTCTTCAATTGGCCCACAAAGTTATCTTGAACTCTTTTTACGGCTATGTTATGAGGAAGGGTTCCAGATGGTATAGTATGGAGATGGCTGGTATTACCTGTCTAACTGGTGCGACGATTATTCAAATGGCTAGAGCTTTAGTTGAAAGACTAGGTAGACCTTTAGAGTTAGATACAGATGGTATTTGGTGTATATTGCCAAAGAGCTTCCCGGAGAATTTCCAATTTAAACTAAAAAACGGTAAGAAATTATTCATGTCATATCCATGTTCCATGTTAAATTATAAAGTCCATGCTAAGTTCACCAATCATCAGTACCAAACGTTAGTTGATGcttcaaaatataaatatgaaaCCCATTCTGATAactctattttttttgaagtgGATGGTCCATATAAGGCAATGATTTTGCCAACTTCCAAAGAAGAAGGCAAAGGTATTAAGAAAAGGTATGCGGTCTTTAACACTGATGGCTCTTTGGCAGAATTAAAGGgttttgaattaaaaaggCGTGGTGAATTgcaattaattaaaaattttcaaaaggatattttcaaaacatttCTAGAAGGCAGCACTTTAGAAGAATGTTATCAAGTGGTTGCTAAAATTGCGGATAGATGGTTGGATATATTGGTCAATAAGGGTGCTATGCtagaagatgaagatttaattgatttaatttGTGAAAATAGAAGTATGtcaaaaacattaaaagaatatgAGGGTCAAAAATCTACCTCAATCACTACAGCAAAAAGATTGGGAGACTTTTTAGGTGGTGACATGGTGAAAGACAAGGGGCTGCAATGTAAGTATATTATAAGTAAAAAACCATTTAATGCCCCGGTTACCGAACGTGCTGTTCCTGTTGCCATTTTTTCTGCAGATTTGAATGTTAAAAGAAcctatttaaaaaaatggttaATGGATTCTTCCTTAAATGATTTTGACCCGAGGGCCATTATTGATTGggaatattataaagaaAGATTGGGATCTactattcaaaaaattattactattcCAGCTGCATTACAAAACGTAGAGAACCCAGTACCTCGTGTAGTGCATCCTGACTggctaaaaaaaagactcGCCGTCAAAGCCGATAAATTCAAGCAAGTCAGTTTAACaaaattctttaaaaaaacgAATGAATATGTTCCAATAAGGGATATAGAGGattgtttttcttcaacTAACCATTTAACTACTGTAGCTACCAACCCCAAAGTTTCTAGGGTAATCACAAGAAATAAACGTAGAAGGGagaaaaaggataaaaatGAGGAGGACGAATCACTTAAACTACCAAAAGAGATTCCAAACCCAGATGAAAATTATGTCGAATGGTTAAACTATTCTAAGCTTAAATGgaaaattcaaaaacaGGAAAGGGAAAGAAGAGAGCAATTATTTGGTGCTAAAAGCTCTATTATGGGAAGAACAACTCTTGGTAACatgatgaaaaagaaagctGAGTCATATGCAAGTGCTACTTGGGAAATTCTACAATACAAGCCTACTAGCACCCCTGGTATTCTAAATGTTTTAACATTGATCAACAATAAAGTCCAtactttaaaatttaaagttCCCAAGacaatttatatttcttttaaaaacagtTTTGTACCTGAGCTTGAAACTTCAAACAAATGttctattaataaaattaatgcTATGTTaccaaatgaaaatgaactAGATAAATCTATCACTTCCAATGTTTACAAAGTTGTGATTTCAGAAAGAGCTTATGAGGAGCAAAGTACGGATCCATCCAGTATATTTAACAATGGGCACGTTTCAGGTATATACGAATCGCATATTCCGTCAGCTGAAAGAACCATTATGGATCTAGGCTGCAGCGTAGAATTTAGCTCCAATGTGAAAGGGGCATTAGGAGCTGGTTTGGAACAAGGCTTCCAAATATCAGATCTAAGAAGTGCAGATTATGATAGATATTTGAATTCCTTTAGTATGGACATTTGTTACATATTACATATGCCAACCACAATTGGATATGAATTTTTCACCATTTGGAACAGCTGGAGTGATGTGGTTCATGTTTATGTTTTGAAACCTTCAGCTGCTGCTCAAGAAATATCAGCCACTTCAGTTGAAAACTTGTATAAATCACAGTATGCAAAGAAAGTGAAAAGTTTAGATCAGCATCGCTCTATTGTTGATGCTTCGCCGCAGTTgatatataattttgaatatCACACCGATTTGTTAAAACTTTATAAGAAGGTATCTAAGAAGATTGAGGTATTTAAAGATGAAAGGGGTCCAAAAATATTGCTGTTATTACAATCTCCGTTTAAATCTAAGTTGCTGAAGGTTTTGCGTGTACTTAACACGTTGCCAATAGTTGAACTGTCTATTACCGAATTAAAAGTCCAGCAATTGAAATGGCATACCGCTATTTCCAAAAGATTGGTTAACCATATTCTTTCATTAGGCTCATGGATACATaatcttttgttgttatccAGGTATAGCGGCATTCCAATATGTAATTTAAAACTGGATAATATGGGGTATATgattgatattttattttcaagaaaacttaaaaaggaaaatattgttttatgGTGGAACGAGAAACAGCCATTGCCCGATTATGGGGGCGTGGAACAAGATTACGATGTTTCTTTGCTGAGTGAAGTTAAATTTGATCCAATTAATCATCCTAATATTTATGATTCTGTTGTTTTAGAAGTGGAGCTCAACAATTTGACCATTAACACTATTCTCACGTCTTCTCTAGCTAATGAGGCAGAGGGAAACGATTTGGCTGAGTTGGGTGATTCGATAATAAAAGATGGGTTTAATTCAAACTCATTATCAATATTGAGACAATTATTAAGGCAATTTTGGGATGACGCCATTAAAGGTGCACATGTAGCAGATTCTTTAttacaatattttattatgtgGGTTCAGAACCCTGATTCAAAATTGTTTGATAATTCTTTGAGGTATTATGTCCAAACGTCTGCAAACAAAACATTGCTACATGTGATcaaagaatttgaaaatcTGGGTGCATTTTGTGTTTATGCGGACAAGtctaaaattttgttaaagACACCAAAATTTACAGTTGAAAATTCGTATGCTTATGGACAATATTTAGTAAAAGCAATAAGAGCGGATCCTATATTTACGTATTTAGATTTGAAAATCAACAAATATTGGGATTTGTTAATATGGATGGATCAATTTAATTATGGTGGTCGTGCGGCTACAACTATacaagaaaaggaaaaacagGACTTGTGGGCATTTAATGAATGGAAAATCAAAGATTTCCTGcccaaaatatataaaccGGAATTTGAAGATTGGattgtcattattttgGATAGTTTAATTAAATCGAAAGAGACTGCGTTACAAGAATCTGTGGATGGTACCCAAAGAATAACGcaactttattttaaacGGAACATGTCTGAAAAAAACCTTGAAAATgagaaagaaaatgttGGCACCGATGGAGGTGAGGCTGGCGATGATTCAAACGATTTTTTGGAGGGTTTTACGAATGTGTTTTATTTACCAATGATTAAAAGGtttaaaaaactttacGATACCCAGcaagaatatattttaaatccTGCATTTAGTGCAGATTacgaatttgaaaaattaccTGGTACGCTATCTCGGAGAAAATCCCCATTGTTGGAACTAACCATTTATTTGTGTCATATAATGCTGCTGTCAAAGAAAAGACATTTAGAAGTTCGtaaattaagaaaagaactattgaaaatattcgAAATGAGAGAATTTGATTCGGAAGCTGATTTTGTTAATCCGGCAATCTCTTTAGTGGTCAACAACTTTGTTTGTGAATATTGTGCACATGAAAGAGAAATTGATTTTTGTAGGGATTTTCAAGAAGCAATTTTGCAATGTGGGAGATGTGGCAAAGCTTATAGTGTGAATGTTCTCCAAGAACAATTAATCCAGAAATTAGAGTCCCAGATacaatgttatttattacaaGATTTAGAATGTGCAAAGTGTCATAAAATTAGAGAGGATAATATGTCTGAATATTGTCCATGTTCTGGTAAATGGGTTGAGACAGTTTCTAGGTCAAGGttaactttaaatttatcaGTTTTTAAGCAAATTGCTAAACATTTTGATTTTGCGATTTTGGGATCGGCATTAGAAGAGATGGgtatttga
- the ORC5 gene encoding origin recognition complex subunit 5 (similar to Saccharomyces cerevisiae YNL261W | ORC5 | Origin Recognition Complex) yields the protein MSKLKNVVHRDEELVFLDSFIDKDNQPDLKPNNVIIQGYQSCGKTYVVEEYFKQQKNEILSCIINHKEIFSWKNLLKEISRASLQTLRLKFSNYKVSNIIDPSGTEHFYLLVRFFSQLFSDCGQQIDEAARYSFYVVIDKIDQLPEIDVNTFPKLIKLHEILPSNLKFKLKFIYTVENVSFIDKYASYDIPTIVFPRYTADECLQILLSKKCLFKASSQFNEKLVDEIGIKDTVPRVKNQIVEAFLHFVYEAFYLYTGSNLQDLLDMAFLKWPQFVQILNNDNYANEVDMYKQSIDLWKNTQDYLEENIPGNNKLESQYDLSDLSKYLLVASYLCSYLQPKYDSKVFAKKSALRQGRVSYGRRAKFDFNPRHLSPGIFPLERLLAIFQAIYPYSDRDRNYTDEEKDDINNKHFSGLIPNTSNVEVYEAIGELISSKLLLPSKFLHASPLNSNTKWKVNVPWEIILEISSSLHFDITEYLQ from the coding sequence ATGAGTAAACTGAAAAATGTCGTACATAGGGATGAAGAATTGGTTTTTTTAGACAGCTTCATTGATAAGGATAACCAGCCGGATTTAAAACCAaacaatgttattattcaagGTTACCAAAGTTGTGGGAAAACATATGTAGTTGAAGAATATTTCAAACAGCAAAAAAACGAAATTTTAAGTTGTATTATTAACCATAAAGAAATCTTTAGCTGGAAGAATCTATTAAAGGAAATTTCCAGGGCCAGTTTACAAACTCTTAGACTAAAATTTAGCAATTATAAAGTATCCAACATAATTGATCCATCGGGTACCGAGCATTTCTATTTGTTAGTACGCTTTTTTTCACAACTATTTTCTGATTGTGGCCAGCAGATAGATGAAGCTGCTAGGTATAGTTTTTATGTTGTCATTGATAAGATTGACCAATTACCTGAAATTGATGTTAATACATTCCCTAAGTTAATTAAACTTCATGAAATATTACCTTCCAacttaaaatttaaattgaaatttatttaCACAGTAGAAAATGTTTCTTTTATAGACAAGTATGCTTCTTATGATATACCTACAATTGTTTTTCCAAGATATACAGCAGATGAGTGTTTACAAATATTACTATCgaaaaaatgtttattcAAGGCATCCAGCcaatttaatgaaaaattggttGATGAAATAGGCATTAAAGACACAGTACCTAGGGtgaaaaatcaaattgTTGAGGCTTTTTTGCATTTCGTGTATGAGgccttttatttatatacagGCAGTAATTTACAAGATTTGTTGGACATGGCTTTTTTGAAATGGCCCCAGTTTGTTCAAATTTTGAATAACGACAACTATGCAAATGAAGTGGATATGTACAAACAGAGTATTGACCTATGGAAAAATACACAAGATTATTTGGAAGAAAATATACCTGGGAATAATAAACTGGAGAGTCAATATGATTTATCGGATCTATCCAAGTATTTATTGGTTGCTTCATATTTGTGTTCTTACCTTCAGCCCAAATATGATAGTAAGGTATTTGCAAAGAAATCAGCATTAAGACAAGGACGGGTATCGTATGGTCGGAGAGCCAAGTTTGATTTTAATCCTAGACATTTATCGCCGGGCATTTTTCCCTTGGAAAGATTATTGGCAATTTTCCAAGCCATATATCCGTATTCTGATCGAGATAGAAATTATACTGACGAAGAAAAGGAtgatatcaataataagCATTTTTCAGGTTTAATACCCAATACATCTAATGTGGAGGTTTATGAAGCAATTGGTGAATTAATATCATCCAAACTTTTATTACCTTCCAAATTTTTGCATGCAAGTCcattaaattcaaatacTAAATGGAAAGTTAACGTTCCTTGGGAAATCATTTTGGAAATTTCTAGCAGTCTTCACTTTGACATAACTGAATACCTGCAATAA